One part of the Nitrospira sp. genome encodes these proteins:
- a CDS encoding Crp/Fnr family transcriptional regulator, whose product MNQIPLLQILSAQDRQKVLGEMTETRYGKGEYIFREGDPTEYFHIVKEGSVKCVKSSLDGKECTLKVLMPGDLFCCDAATFDGAYHPGTAQPMGDVSVLRMRKEVYFKMLRANPDAAMEVIRYLGNRLNEAQEKAKVLALDRADQRLASLLVNLAERSGIKDPNGIRVTVRLTRQDMANMVGVTTETAIRIMARFKKDRLVSGTAARLVIRDLPKLRLLAST is encoded by the coding sequence TTGAATCAGATTCCCCTCCTCCAGATTCTCAGCGCCCAGGATCGCCAAAAGGTCTTGGGCGAAATGACAGAAACTCGCTACGGCAAGGGCGAATACATCTTCCGCGAGGGTGATCCGACCGAATACTTCCACATTGTGAAGGAAGGGTCGGTGAAGTGCGTCAAGTCGTCGCTCGATGGCAAAGAGTGTACGCTGAAGGTGCTCATGCCCGGCGATCTGTTCTGCTGCGACGCCGCAACGTTCGACGGGGCCTACCATCCGGGCACCGCTCAGCCGATGGGTGACGTCAGTGTCCTGCGTATGAGGAAAGAGGTCTACTTCAAGATGCTCCGTGCCAATCCGGATGCGGCCATGGAGGTCATTCGCTACCTCGGCAACCGGCTCAACGAGGCGCAGGAAAAGGCCAAGGTGCTCGCGCTCGACCGGGCCGATCAGCGGCTCGCATCGCTCCTGGTGAATCTCGCCGAACGCAGCGGGATCAAGGACCCCAACGGAATTCGAGTGACCGTTCGTCTGACGCGTCAGGATATGGCGAATATGGTCGGCGTGACCACTGAAACCGCCATCCGGATCATGGCGCGGTTTAAGAAAGATCGGCTGGTGTCCGGAACGGCTGCCCGTCTCGTCATCCGGGATCTTCCCAAACTCAGACTCCTCGCCTCCACGTAA
- a CDS encoding multicopper oxidase domain-containing protein, translating into MQPRSENHERKGGGVKAALSMGMALGLVAGMTLSAQAKTHEVKMTAVETDIVIDGGGEKYAAWTFNGQFPGPVVRVTEGDTINFTLTNPETNKNPHAMDFHAAEIDFLKNYRAVNAGESISFTFTAKKPGVFFYHCGAPPMIQHVARGMFGAIIVDPKDEKVWPKADREYVLVQSEFYKNPNDVQAMFDRKYDGMLFNGGIFKYHPFVTGGGKLDAKPGERVRIYFVNAGPNEFSSFHPIGEIWDNVYESGNPANNLKGVQTYVVGPGSAATFDVVVESAGAYPLVTHSLTGALRGAIAVLLAGPDAKPAPLMPMVPWELPAK; encoded by the coding sequence ATGCAACCACGTAGTGAGAACCATGAACGAAAAGGCGGAGGGGTGAAGGCGGCGTTGAGCATGGGCATGGCCCTGGGGTTGGTGGCAGGAATGACCCTGTCGGCCCAGGCCAAGACCCATGAGGTCAAGATGACCGCCGTGGAGACGGATATTGTCATCGACGGCGGCGGCGAGAAGTATGCCGCCTGGACGTTCAACGGGCAGTTTCCCGGCCCGGTCGTGCGGGTGACGGAAGGCGATACCATCAATTTCACGTTGACCAATCCGGAAACCAACAAGAATCCGCATGCCATGGACTTCCACGCGGCGGAGATCGATTTTCTGAAAAATTATCGGGCGGTCAACGCCGGTGAAAGCATCAGTTTCACATTTACGGCGAAGAAGCCGGGCGTGTTCTTCTATCACTGCGGGGCTCCACCCATGATCCAACACGTCGCGCGCGGCATGTTCGGCGCGATCATTGTCGATCCCAAGGATGAGAAGGTGTGGCCGAAAGCGGATCGGGAATATGTGTTGGTGCAGTCTGAGTTCTACAAGAATCCGAATGATGTCCAGGCGATGTTCGACCGCAAGTACGACGGCATGCTGTTCAACGGCGGCATCTTCAAGTATCACCCGTTTGTGACCGGCGGGGGAAAACTGGATGCCAAGCCGGGGGAGCGCGTGCGGATTTATTTCGTCAACGCCGGCCCGAACGAGTTCTCCTCGTTCCACCCGATCGGCGAGATTTGGGACAACGTGTACGAGAGCGGCAATCCTGCCAACAACCTGAAGGGCGTGCAGACCTATGTGGTGGGACCGGGCAGCGCGGCCACGTTTGATGTCGTGGTGGAATCTGCCGGGGCTTATCCGCTCGTGACGCATTCCTTGACCGGTGCGTTGCGCGGCGCGATTGCGGTGTTGCTGGCGGGCCCGGATGCGAAGCCGGCGCCGTTGATGCCGATGGTGCCGTGGGAATTACCGGCGAAGTAA
- a CDS encoding transporter substrate-binding domain-containing protein — MGLPDRCAILIKWSWCTAVWLGLLSLSLSGCGLLIDAVERVWPVAGSKVDIICERGRVQVGLAMEPFRPFVFPTIWTDEGARVTGLDVELTRAMTDELSRRCGQPVIPVLHLVRFRDLFRLLNEGHLDWFVSAVATNTPAPSRAGVAYSLPYFYGGGISGITTSAGVSERVRANVRDQAMHPAADRLAATSHALDGLTIAVQDETSAYYYAEANGDANRLIVCDSLPAALEYADAQTEPRIDIILGAQPVLEYMVKRVRKDWSLLTRENGRPLFLTKADYGVVVAEESYRLRWLVNDLLLKLDESGRLNAMRKRWLEEEYAFPRRASLEGLPFDVEKMASHYIQGTCRIKPRS, encoded by the coding sequence ATGGGTCTTCCTGACAGGTGTGCGATTCTAATCAAGTGGTCATGGTGCACGGCCGTCTGGCTGGGACTGCTCAGTCTGTCGCTGTCCGGCTGCGGGCTGCTCATCGATGCGGTCGAACGGGTCTGGCCGGTGGCCGGCAGCAAAGTGGATATCATTTGTGAGCGCGGGCGCGTCCAGGTCGGCTTGGCGATGGAGCCATTCCGGCCCTTCGTCTTTCCGACGATCTGGACGGACGAAGGGGCTCGCGTGACGGGGCTCGATGTCGAACTGACGCGAGCCATGACCGACGAACTCTCGCGGCGGTGCGGACAACCGGTAATACCCGTCCTGCATCTTGTGCGCTTCCGGGATCTCTTCCGGCTCCTGAATGAAGGACATTTGGATTGGTTCGTGTCGGCTGTGGCGACGAATACCCCCGCCCCTTCCCGTGCCGGCGTCGCCTATTCTCTCCCCTATTTTTACGGCGGAGGCATCAGCGGGATCACCACGAGTGCAGGCGTGTCGGAACGAGTGCGAGCGAATGTTCGAGATCAGGCAATGCATCCCGCAGCCGACCGGCTGGCGGCCACGAGCCATGCGTTGGACGGGCTGACGATAGCGGTACAGGATGAAACGAGCGCCTACTACTATGCCGAGGCGAACGGGGACGCAAACCGCCTGATCGTCTGCGACTCCCTGCCTGCGGCCCTCGAATATGCCGATGCCCAGACCGAGCCGCGTATCGACATCATTCTGGGCGCCCAACCGGTATTGGAGTACATGGTCAAGCGGGTTCGCAAAGACTGGTCGCTCCTGACGCGTGAAAACGGCCGTCCCTTGTTCTTGACGAAGGCCGATTACGGGGTCGTGGTAGCCGAAGAAAGTTATCGCTTGCGCTGGCTGGTGAACGATCTGTTGTTAAAACTCGACGAATCCGGCCGCCTGAATGCGATGCGCAAACGCTGGCTTGAAGAGGAGTATGCCTTTCCCCGGCGGGCCTCCTTGGAAGGATTGCCCTTCGATGTGGAGAAGATGGCGTCTCACTATATCCAGGGCACCTGTCGAATCAAGCCCAGGTCATGA
- a CDS encoding DUF3365 domain-containing protein, which yields MMRSPARWILVAAVLFISLQPALGLAVERAEAEETARLLAKLLESGRAVIERNQSLIDDPHQGDKGFTPELFEQQLVREFQAKTGIDLRALPTAPVSILIPPLAKELLPALVQASREVIRDAQVVINQRGIGYKNFIPATYGSQASARFSKAAHVRLKQTAVQARNPKNEPDEYEASVLKWLSARPRAEAYVSELTEEGRTLRVVMPIYYAKDCLACHGEPKGDLDISGYPKEGHKEGDLAGAITVTAPLGVR from the coding sequence ATGATGAGAAGTCCTGCACGATGGATTCTGGTTGCGGCGGTGCTGTTCATCTCCTTGCAGCCCGCGCTTGGCTTGGCGGTCGAGCGAGCCGAGGCAGAGGAAACGGCGCGCTTGCTGGCGAAACTTCTGGAATCCGGGCGGGCCGTCATCGAGCGTAACCAATCGTTGATCGATGATCCTCACCAGGGCGACAAAGGCTTCACGCCGGAATTATTCGAGCAGCAATTGGTGCGGGAGTTTCAGGCGAAGACAGGGATTGATCTGAGGGCCCTGCCGACGGCGCCGGTGTCCATTCTCATTCCGCCCTTGGCGAAGGAGCTACTGCCTGCGTTGGTCCAGGCCAGTCGGGAAGTCATACGCGACGCGCAGGTCGTCATCAATCAGCGCGGCATCGGCTACAAGAATTTTATTCCGGCCACCTATGGCAGTCAGGCGTCAGCGCGGTTCTCCAAAGCCGCGCATGTGCGGCTGAAGCAGACCGCCGTTCAAGCACGGAATCCAAAAAATGAGCCGGACGAATACGAAGCGTCAGTGTTGAAATGGCTATCGGCCAGGCCGCGAGCGGAGGCCTATGTGAGTGAGTTGACGGAAGAAGGACGCACCTTGCGGGTCGTCATGCCGATTTATTATGCGAAAGACTGTCTGGCTTGTCATGGTGAGCCGAAAGGCGATCTCGACATCTCCGGGTATCCCAAAGAAGGGCATAAAGAAGGTGATCTTGCCGGAGCCATCACGGTCACCGCACCGCTCGGAGTCCGATAA
- a CDS encoding cupin domain-containing protein, which yields MKVIALSDFQQFSQEKMKKNNLFETPRFFCDMYCFEPGQEQKGHIHGEQDKVYVVLEGEGTFQVGAEKRVLGAGQGTMAAAGEEHGVKNHSAQRLKVLVFVAPNP from the coding sequence ATGAAGGTCATCGCCCTCTCGGATTTTCAGCAGTTCAGCCAAGAGAAAATGAAAAAAAATAACCTCTTCGAGACCCCCAGGTTCTTTTGCGACATGTATTGTTTTGAACCGGGGCAGGAACAGAAGGGGCATATACACGGCGAACAGGATAAGGTCTACGTCGTGCTGGAAGGCGAAGGTACGTTTCAGGTCGGCGCGGAAAAGCGTGTCTTGGGAGCGGGCCAGGGAACCATGGCAGCGGCAGGTGAGGAACATGGCGTGAAGAATCACAGCGCGCAGCGTTTGAAAGTGCTCGTGTTTGTCGCGCCGAATCCTTGA
- a CDS encoding CoB--CoM heterodisulfide reductase iron-sulfur subunit B family protein — protein sequence MPLKFALYPGCAAKGATPELYQSTMAIVGRLGIEVVELAASSCCGAGVIGEADPDLALALNARTFAQAERMGLDVMTICGTCQGVMSAANRRLKSEPATLERVNKILAQDGISYGGGVQVKHLLWIAVRDLGLSRITDTVRSPFREFRIAPFYGCYMLRPSWELGFDDPENPSSLEKIIRAVGGEPVAYAGRTKCCGFPIILEKEAIAVAMAGTNMKDAKDHGADFMVTPCPLCHMSLDIYQERAGRAVKTDLNLPILHLPQLLGLAMGIPPQDLGLSRHLISVDRIVTRLQQPNTPHSSLPAEPRT from the coding sequence ATGCCGCTGAAATTTGCCCTCTACCCCGGTTGTGCCGCCAAAGGTGCAACGCCTGAACTCTATCAATCGACGATGGCGATCGTCGGACGCCTCGGCATCGAAGTCGTTGAACTGGCAGCCTCGTCCTGTTGCGGAGCCGGCGTTATTGGAGAAGCGGACCCGGACCTTGCCCTGGCCTTGAACGCCCGCACCTTTGCGCAGGCCGAGCGGATGGGGCTGGACGTGATGACTATTTGCGGCACCTGCCAGGGGGTGATGAGCGCCGCCAATCGCCGCCTGAAGAGTGAACCCGCCACCCTTGAGCGGGTGAATAAGATCCTCGCGCAGGACGGCATCTCCTACGGCGGCGGCGTGCAGGTGAAACATCTCTTGTGGATCGCGGTCCGCGATCTGGGACTCAGCCGCATCACTGACACCGTCCGGTCGCCGTTTCGCGAGTTCCGTATCGCTCCCTTCTATGGCTGCTACATGCTCCGCCCCTCGTGGGAACTGGGCTTCGATGATCCCGAGAATCCCAGCTCGTTGGAGAAAATCATTCGCGCCGTCGGCGGAGAACCGGTCGCCTACGCAGGCCGGACCAAATGTTGCGGCTTCCCGATTATCTTGGAGAAGGAGGCCATCGCGGTGGCCATGGCCGGGACCAATATGAAAGACGCGAAGGATCACGGCGCGGATTTCATGGTGACACCCTGTCCGCTCTGCCACATGAGCTTGGATATCTATCAGGAGCGCGCGGGGCGGGCGGTGAAGACCGACCTGAATCTTCCCATTCTCCATCTCCCGCAATTACTCGGGCTCGCCATGGGGATTCCCCCGCAAGACCTGGGGCTCTCACGCCATCTGATTTCAGTCGATCGTATCGTGACTCGTTTGCAGCAGCCGAATACTCCACATTCATCCTTACCCGCGGAGCCCAGGACATGA
- a CDS encoding HDOD domain-containing protein codes for MSAELPQATTPVPTDSLEQLLIERIRKGAIELPLLPQVASRILAMVYDPDAEAAKLAELIHQDQALAAHVIRIANSPAYMTRNPVVSLQHAVSMLGMNLMSELAFSASIKGSAFKVPGWDDEVKSLWHYSLASGAYAKEIARMRRFNVESAYLCGLLHGIGRPVVLQTLVALSKEQGSTLSKELVHQLLDGYYIQVGLLVADDWGLPPPVVESIGFHVDYQYAKTAKQECMTTCLAGRLAKHFLDPDSMDEATVREHVIFADLNLYPKDVDALLAHKDKVRAVVEAMPL; via the coding sequence ATGAGTGCTGAACTTCCTCAAGCGACAACCCCCGTACCCACTGATTCTCTGGAACAACTGCTGATCGAACGGATCCGTAAGGGCGCCATCGAACTGCCGCTCTTGCCGCAGGTGGCGTCACGGATTCTGGCGATGGTCTACGATCCCGATGCCGAGGCGGCCAAGCTCGCCGAGCTGATTCACCAGGACCAGGCTCTCGCCGCCCACGTGATTCGCATCGCCAATTCTCCGGCCTACATGACCCGGAACCCGGTTGTTTCGCTGCAACATGCCGTGTCCATGTTGGGCATGAATTTGATGTCCGAACTGGCCTTCTCCGCGTCCATCAAAGGCAGTGCCTTCAAAGTGCCGGGATGGGATGATGAAGTCAAGAGCCTCTGGCACTATTCACTCGCCAGCGGTGCCTATGCCAAGGAAATTGCACGCATGCGGCGGTTCAATGTCGAAAGCGCCTACCTGTGTGGCCTGTTGCATGGGATCGGTCGTCCCGTGGTCTTACAGACCCTGGTGGCCTTGTCCAAGGAACAGGGCAGTACTCTCAGCAAGGAGTTGGTGCATCAACTCCTGGACGGGTATTACATCCAGGTCGGACTTCTGGTTGCAGACGATTGGGGTTTGCCGCCGCCGGTCGTGGAGTCTATCGGGTTTCATGTGGACTACCAATATGCCAAAACCGCCAAGCAGGAATGTATGACTACCTGCCTCGCCGGTCGATTGGCCAAACATTTTCTCGACCCTGACAGCATGGATGAAGCCACCGTGCGTGAGCATGTGATCTTCGCCGATCTGAACCTCTACCCCAAAGATGTGGATGCGTTACTGGCCCATAAAGACAAGGTCCGCGCCGTCGTGGAGGCGATGCCGTTATGA
- the sthA gene encoding Si-specific NAD(P)(+) transhydrogenase — protein MPASAYDIVVVGSGPAGQKSAIQGAKAGKKVVLIEQEQGIGGNCVYRGTIPSKTLRETALQFERLKRSSEVFEGRLRLDLPMTVLLHRLDEVVKAHECYMADQLSRNGVTYRHGRARLVSPHEVQLETVDGASQTLLAETIVLATGSRPRSVPEAPVDHEHVLDSDSILSMIYLPRSLTVLGCGPIACEYASTFALLGVEVTLIDRAKRPLSFMDPEIVSVFQRGLERQGGRFYLGQTVTEVAWDGVSSVVARLANGMVVKSEKMLVALGRQPNVEELNLEAAGLSLNEKGLLPVDDHGQTAVPHIYAAGDMLGRPPALASQAMEDGRRAVSQALGLPVGESVNQVPIGIYTIPEIASIGLDEEQAAARYRGPLVGRAPFTEIAKGQITGACEGLLKLVTDPSGERLLGVQIVGEHATELIHLGQMALQDGATIDRFIDTIFGFPTFAEAYRVAALDILGQRRKRQENAKAA, from the coding sequence ATGCCGGCCAGTGCCTACGACATCGTGGTGGTCGGGAGCGGTCCCGCCGGTCAAAAGTCCGCCATTCAAGGGGCCAAGGCCGGCAAGAAGGTCGTCCTGATCGAACAGGAACAGGGAATCGGCGGCAACTGTGTCTACCGGGGTACCATTCCCAGCAAGACCTTACGCGAGACCGCGCTCCAGTTCGAACGTCTCAAACGGTCGAGTGAAGTGTTCGAGGGACGGCTGCGGCTCGATCTGCCCATGACCGTGCTCCTGCACCGCTTGGACGAAGTGGTCAAGGCCCACGAATGTTATATGGCCGATCAACTCTCTCGTAACGGCGTGACCTATCGGCATGGCCGTGCGCGTCTGGTGTCGCCCCACGAAGTGCAGTTGGAAACCGTCGATGGGGCCTCACAAACCCTGCTTGCTGAAACCATTGTGTTGGCAACGGGATCGCGGCCTCGCTCGGTTCCCGAGGCTCCCGTTGATCATGAACATGTGTTGGACAGCGATTCGATCCTGTCGATGATCTACCTGCCCCGCTCTCTGACCGTCCTGGGTTGCGGGCCGATCGCCTGTGAGTATGCATCGACGTTTGCGTTGCTCGGGGTCGAGGTCACGCTCATCGATCGAGCCAAGAGGCCGCTGTCGTTCATGGATCCGGAGATTGTCTCTGTGTTCCAGCGTGGTCTTGAGCGCCAGGGCGGACGGTTTTACCTCGGCCAGACGGTGACCGAAGTCGCGTGGGACGGGGTCTCGTCCGTCGTCGCGCGGTTGGCTAACGGCATGGTGGTCAAGAGTGAAAAGATGCTGGTGGCCCTCGGGCGTCAACCGAATGTCGAGGAACTGAATCTGGAGGCCGCGGGCCTGTCGTTGAATGAGAAGGGGCTGCTGCCGGTGGACGATCATGGGCAAACGGCGGTACCGCACATTTATGCAGCAGGTGACATGTTGGGTCGTCCCCCGGCCTTGGCGTCGCAGGCCATGGAGGATGGACGTCGGGCCGTCAGTCAGGCGTTGGGGCTGCCGGTCGGAGAATCGGTCAACCAGGTTCCCATCGGGATCTATACCATCCCTGAAATTGCCTCCATTGGGCTCGATGAGGAGCAAGCCGCGGCCCGCTACCGCGGACCTCTCGTGGGCCGTGCTCCGTTTACGGAAATCGCCAAGGGGCAGATTACCGGTGCCTGTGAGGGCCTGTTGAAACTCGTCACCGATCCTTCGGGCGAACGCCTCCTCGGTGTGCAAATTGTCGGTGAACATGCCACCGAACTGATCCACTTGGGACAGATGGCCTTGCAGGACGGTGCGACGATCGATCGCTTCATCGATACCATTTTTGGCTTTCCCACGTTCGCCGAAGCGTATCGCGTCGCCGCCCTCGATATTTTGGGTCAGCGCCGCAAACGACAGGAGAACGCTAAAGCCGCGTAA
- a CDS encoding tetratricopeptide repeat protein produces the protein MNREERRREEKLHGKHAKHAADESAFLRDVQLHHQAGRLDEAERGYRLLLDRRPSNPDALHGLGLLLYRRGHLREAVSRLAEARAIDTRNPVYCFNHGVVLQRAGLLAEAVDAYGRAIQLNPRYIEPRTNLGNAYKDLRRLPEAQATYEEVIRLKPDHAEAHNNLGVVLKEQGRIDAAADAYRRAIALKPNHAEAHNNLGLVLLEQGHTDEAIRSFERALQAHPGYGTALYNLGIAWIWREDTPQALRCFRETAQAKHAQGRPVTDTAVFRSRLKHDAEQLAYLFDRGLLGEEWRGYHDALLRLQAHVEPATGSSAGNRVPVSPADLQQIAPSFNRMLHLASCEAIAEGALAADLDTAAIEARYLSTQPEVTHIDGLLSEEALRRLREFCLSSTIWKKDYENGYIGAFLGDGFATPLLLQIAEELRRRLPGIFGAHRLTQAWAFKHDSARRGLNIHADAAAVNVNFWITPDEANLDPASGGLVVWDKEAPRDWDFKTYNSDSARGRIYEWLKEQGAREITIPYRANRAVLFNSDLFHETDDIAFKEGFTNRRINVTLLYGHRHRP, from the coding sequence ATGAACCGTGAGGAGCGGCGCCGCGAAGAAAAATTGCACGGCAAGCATGCGAAGCATGCCGCCGATGAGTCGGCCTTTCTGCGTGACGTGCAGTTGCATCACCAGGCCGGTCGGTTAGACGAAGCGGAGCGCGGCTATCGCCTCCTGCTGGACCGGCGCCCGTCAAACCCTGATGCCCTTCACGGACTAGGGCTCCTCCTCTATCGGCGGGGACACCTCAGAGAAGCGGTGTCCCGGCTTGCAGAGGCCCGCGCGATCGATACTCGCAATCCGGTCTATTGTTTCAATCACGGTGTCGTCCTACAGCGTGCCGGACTGTTGGCCGAAGCAGTGGACGCCTACGGCCGCGCCATCCAACTCAATCCCCGGTATATCGAACCTCGCACGAACCTCGGCAACGCCTACAAAGACCTCCGTCGACTTCCCGAGGCGCAGGCCACGTACGAAGAGGTCATTCGGCTCAAACCTGACCATGCCGAAGCGCATAACAATCTCGGGGTGGTCCTGAAAGAACAGGGACGAATCGATGCGGCCGCTGATGCCTACCGTCGCGCCATCGCGCTGAAGCCGAATCACGCCGAGGCACACAACAACCTCGGGCTCGTCCTCTTGGAGCAAGGACACACCGACGAGGCCATCCGAAGTTTCGAACGTGCGCTGCAGGCCCATCCCGGCTATGGCACCGCCCTCTACAACCTGGGAATCGCCTGGATCTGGCGTGAGGACACGCCTCAGGCATTGCGCTGTTTTCGCGAGACGGCCCAGGCCAAACATGCGCAGGGCCGCCCGGTCACCGACACGGCGGTCTTCCGCTCCCGACTGAAGCATGACGCCGAGCAGCTCGCCTATCTTTTTGACCGAGGTCTCCTTGGGGAAGAATGGCGTGGATACCATGACGCGCTGCTCCGCTTGCAGGCGCATGTGGAGCCGGCGACCGGCTCAAGTGCGGGAAACCGGGTGCCGGTTTCCCCTGCCGATCTTCAGCAGATTGCCCCCTCGTTTAATCGAATGCTGCACCTCGCGTCCTGTGAGGCGATCGCGGAGGGAGCGTTGGCGGCTGATTTGGACACGGCCGCGATTGAAGCGCGGTACCTCTCGACACAGCCGGAGGTCACGCATATCGATGGACTATTGTCCGAGGAGGCGTTGCGGCGGCTGCGGGAGTTCTGTTTGTCCTCGACGATCTGGAAGAAAGACTACGAGAACGGGTACATCGGGGCGTTTCTGGGTGACGGTTTTGCGACTCCCCTGCTGCTGCAAATCGCGGAGGAACTTCGCCGGCGGCTGCCGGGCATTTTCGGTGCACACCGCCTCACGCAGGCCTGGGCTTTTAAGCACGACAGCGCCAGGCGCGGCTTGAATATCCATGCCGATGCGGCCGCCGTGAACGTCAATTTCTGGATTACTCCGGACGAAGCGAATCTCGATCCTGCGAGCGGGGGGCTAGTGGTGTGGGACAAGGAAGCGCCGAGGGACTGGGACTTCAAGACGTACAACAGCGACAGCGCGCGCGGCCGGATCTACGAGTGGCTGAAGGAGCAGGGGGCGCGCGAGATCACGATTCCCTACCGCGCCAACCGGGCGGTGTTGTTCAACTCAGATTTGTTTCACGAAACCGACGACATTGCCTTCAAGGAGGGATTCACGAATCGGCGGATCAACGTCACGCTGCTGTACGGGCATCGACATCGCCCCTGA